Part of the Sphingomonas morindae genome, CGAGCGTCCCGCCATGGCCGACCTTCACCTTGGCATAGCCGCCGGCGCGGAGCGCGCGCTTGGTGGCGCTCACCATGTCGGTCGAGCCGGGGCCGATCGGCTTGTCGAGGATGAGCCAGCCGTGCAGCGCGGTCACGGCCGCCACTCCTCGGCGAGGATCGACCAGATCTGGGTGTCGCGCACAAAGCCCGTCCAGATCCGCCGCTGGCGGCGCAGCGTGCCCTCGTGCACGGCCCCGAGCCGCGCCACCGCCGCCTGGCTGCGCCGGTTGCGCGCATCGATGCGAAACTCGATGCGGCGGAAGCCGTGATCCAGCGCGCGGTCGATCAGCAGCGTCTTGAAGCGGCGGTTCAGGCCCGTCCCGCGCGCGGCGGGGGCGAGGAAGGTGCCGCCGATCTCCAGCGTCTCCTGCGCCGGATCGAGATTGAGATAGCCCGACATGCCCACCGGCGTGCCTTCGGCGAACAGCGCGAAGCCGCGCCGCGCGGCATCGGCAAGCGCGGCGGCGAAGCTCGCCTCGAAATGGCCGGGGCCGTAATGACGCGGGAAGATCGGCCAGAAATCCTCCGCCTCGGTCGCGCACAGAGCCGCCAGCGCCGGGCCGTGCGCCGCCGTCAGCGGCACGAGCCGGCACTGGTCGTCGCCAAAGGGCTGGTAGAGGCCGTCGGGATCAGCAGCCACGCATCTGCTCCATGTAATGGCGGCGGCACAGCGCCACATAGCGGTCATTGCCGCCGATCTCGGTCTGCGCGCCGCTGGTCACGGCGCGTCCGGCGCCATCGACGCGCAGGTTCATCGTCGCCTTGGCGCCGCAGGCGCACACGGCCTTGATCTCCTGCAACGAGTCCGCGAGCCCGAGCAGCGCCGCCGAGCCCTCGAACAAGCAGGCGCGGAAATCGGTGCGCAGGCCGTAGCACAGCACCGGCACGCCCAGCTCGTCGCAGATGCGGGCGAGTCCGAGCACCTGGGCGTGGCTGAGGAATTGCGCCTCGTCGACCAGCACGCAATCCACGCGGGCGCGGCCATGGCTGGCGGCGACCAGCGCATGGATATCGGTGTCCGCGTCGAAGGGCGTGGCGTCCGCCTCCAGCCCGATCCGCGAATCGATGCGCCCGCGCCCGGCGCGATCATGCACGCCCGCGGTGAACAGGAGCGTGCGCATGCCGCGCTCGCGATAGTTGAAGTCCGCCTGCAGCAGCAGGGTGGATTTGCCCGCATTCATCGAGGCGTAGTAGAAATAGAGCTTGGCCATCGCCGCCTCGCACAGCGGAAAAGCCGGGCCCTGTCCAGCCCGCGCGGTCAGCCGCGCGCGTCCGGCTCCCCGGCCGCCGCGTCGTCCGCATCGAGATCGCGGGCCACGTCCGGGCGCCGCAGCAGCGCGTCGATATGGCTGCCCTCCTCGAAGCTCTCGTCCGCGAGGAACTTGAGCTTCGCGGCGAATTTCAGGTTCACGCGCCGCGCCACCTCGCGCTGGAGATAGGCGGTGTTGGTGCGCAGCGCCTTCAGCACCGCCGCCTCGTCGCGCGCCAGCAGCGGCTTCACGAAAACGGTGGCGTGCTTGAGATCGGGCGACATGCGCACCTCGGTCACCGAGACGCTATGGCTCGCCAGCACCTCGTCATGCACGTCGCCGCGCATCAGCACGTCGGAGAGAATGTGGCGCACCTGCTCGCCGACCCGCAACAGCCGGACCGAGCGGCCCTCGCCGCTGTCATTATGCTTCATCGCACCCTTCCCGTGCGCGCGTGGGGGCCGGCGCCGCGGGGCGCCGGCCCGAACCGGCTCAGAGCGTCCGCTCGCGCATCTCGACCTCGAACGTCTCGAGGAAGTCGCCCGGCTTGATGTCGGTGTGGCTCTCGAAGGTCACGCCGCACTCGAGGCCCGCGCGGACTTCGGGGACATCGTCCTTGAAGCGCCGCAGCGAGGCGATCGCGCCATTGTAGATGATGACATCCTCGCGGGTGATGCGCGCCCGCAGCGCCTTGCGGATATAGCCCTCGACCACCAGCAGACCGGCCGCCTTGCCGTGCTTGCCCGCCGAGAAGACCTCGCGGACCTCGGCGCGGCCGACGACATGCTCGATCGCCTCCGGGCCGAGCTGGCCGGCCATGGCGGCGCGGATCTCGTCGAGCAGATCATAGATGACGTCGTAATATTTGAGCGCCACCTGATCGCGCGTCGCGATCTCGCGCGCCTTGGCATTGGCGCGGACGTTGAAGCCGATGATCGGCGCCTTGGACGCCGCCGCCAGCGAGACATCGCTCTCGGTGATGCCGCCGACGCCCGCGTGCAGGATGCGCACCTGTATCTGATCGGTGGAGATCTTGTTGAGCGAGCCGACGATCGCCTCGACCGAGCCTTGCGTATCGGCCTTGACCACCACCGGATATTGGGCCGCCTGCTTCTCGCGCAGCTGCGAGAACATGCTTTCCAGCGAAGCCGGCGTGTTGGTGGTGCGCTTGCGCTGGATGACGCTGGCGCGATAGGCGGCGACCTCGCGGGCGCGCGCCTCGTTCTCCACCACCGTCAGCGGATCGCCCGCGCCGGGCACGCCCGACAGGCCGAGCAGCTCCACCGGCATCGAAGGCGTGGCGAGCTTCACCTGCTTGCCCTTGTCGTCGATCATCGCGCGGACCTTGCCGCTCTCGGCGCCGACCACGAAGATGTCGCCCACGCGCAGCGTGCCGCGGCGCACCAGCACCGTCGCCACCGGGCCGCGACCCTTATCGAGCTGCGCCTCCACCACCGTGCCTTCGGCGGCGCGGTCGGGATTGGCGGTCAGCTCGAGCAGCTCGGCCTGGAGCAGGATCTTGTCGATCAGCTCGTCCAGGCCCGTGCGCTTCAGCGCCGACACCTCGACCTCCTGCACATCGCCGCCCATGCTCTCGACCTGGACGTCATATTGCAGCAGCGCCTCGCGCACCCGCTGGGGATTGCCGCCGGGCTTGTCGACCTTGTTGATCGCCACGATCATCGGCACGCCGGCCGCCTTGGTGTGGTTGATCGCCTCGATCGACTGCGGGCGGATGCCGTCATCGGCGGCGACCACGATCACCACGATATCGGTGATGTTGGCGCCGCGCGCCCGCATGTCGCTGAAGGCCTCGTGGCCCGGCGTGTCGAGGAAGGTGATCTTGTCGCCCGAGCGGACCTGCACCTGATAGGCGCCGATATGCTGGGTGATGCCGCCCGCCTCGCCGGCGGCGACATCGGTGCCCCGCAGCGCGTCGAGCAGCGAGGTCTTGCCGTGATCGACATGGCCCATGATCGTGACGACCGGCGCGCGCGGCAGCAGCTTTTCCTGCGGATCGACATCGTCGGACGCGACGATATCCACGTCGCTCTCGCTCACGCGCTTCAGGTTGTGGCCGAACTCGGTGACGAGCAGCTCCGCCGTATCCTGATCGATCGTCTGGGTGAGCGTGACGGGCATGCCCATCTTGAAGAGCGCCTTGACGAGATCGGCGCCGCGCTCGGCCATGCGGTTGGCGAGTTCGGCGACGGTGATCGCCTCGGGCACCACCACGTCGCGCACCTGCTTGGCCTGGGGCCCGCCGGGCTGGTGGGCGCGCTTGTCTTTCTCGCGGGCGCGCTTCAGCGCGGCGAGGCTGCGCGCGCGGGCGCCACCCTCGTCGTCGAGCGCGCGGGTGACGGTGAGCTTGCCGGACTGGCGGCGATCATCGCCGGGACGGCCGCGGCTCGCCGGCTTGGCGGGCTCGGGACGCTTGGGCGGCGCGACGGGCGTGAAGCGGCGCGGCGGCGGCATGGTGCTGCCGCCCGGCGCGCGCGCCTCGGGCGCGGCGGCGGCGCTGGCCGTCTCGAGCACGGGCTCGGGCGCCGGCGCGGGGCGCGCGGCCTCCTCGGCGGCGCGGCGCGCCTCCTCCTCGACCGCGCGGGCGGCGGCCTCGCGGGCCTCTTCCTCGGCGCGGCGATTATCCTCGGCGCGGCGGCGCTCCTCCTCGCTCGCCTCGGCCTTGGCGCGCTCCTCGCGGCGGCGCGCCTCTTCCAGCGCGGTCATGCGCGCTTCCTCGGCCTCGCGGAGCAGCCGCTCCTGCATCTCGCGCCGCTCGAGCGGCGAAAGCGGACGGCCATCGCGCACGGCGGGGCGCGGCGCGGCCTGGGGGCGCGGCGCGGCGGCGACGGGCTGAGGCGCGCGCGGGGCCGGCGCGGAGGCGGGTGCGGGCGCCGGCGCCGAAGTCGCGGCGGCGGGGGCCGGCGCGGGATCGGGGCGCGGCGCCGGCGCCGGCGTCGCGGCGATCGGGGCGGGCGTCGGCGCGGGGGCGGGGGCCGGCGCGGGCGCGGGCGCGGCAACCGCCTCCGGCGCCGGCTCGGGCGCGCGGCCGGCAGGCTGGGGCTCGGCCTCGCCGGGGCGGCGCAGCACACGGGAACGCTTGGTCTCCACGATCACGGTGTTGGAGCGACCATGGCTGAAGCTCTGCTTCACCTTGCCCGTCTCCACCGTGCGCTTCAGACCCAGCGGCGCGCGCGTACCCAGTTTCGGCTTATCCTGATCGCTCATTCGACTACTCAAATCCCCAGCATAAGGTCGGCGGCCAAGCCGAAAATCATAGAGGCGAGGCTGTCGCCCCCGCGTTGTCTTCGCGCGGGGCGGCCTCACCCTCCCGTCCGATAAACGCAAGCCAGCGGGCGAGCGCGTCTGTCACGCGTTTCGCGGCCGCTCGGTCGACGATGGCGACATGTACCACATTCTCGCGGCCAAGTGCCATCGCCAATATGGTGCGCTTCAGTGGAACTACCAGCCCCCGCGCGCCACTTCCCGCCTCGTCGCGGCCGGCGCGCCAGGCCTGATCGAGCCGCCTGTTGCCATCCGCGCCGGCATCGGCGGCATGGAGCAGCAGCGCCACGCGCCCGCGGCGCGCGGCATCCTCGATCCGGTCCGATCCGGTCAGCAGCTGGCCGGCCCGGGCCTCGAGCCCGAGCCGATCGAGAAAGGCGCGCTCCAGCGCCGTGGCGATGCGCGCGCCCAGATCCTCGGGCACGGTCAGCGGCTTGCCCTTGAAGGCGCGGGCGAGGGCGCCGCGCAGCCGGCCCTTGGCCTGGGCGGCGTCCAGCGTCGCGCGGTCCACGCCCAGCCATGCGCCGCGTCCCGGCGCCTTGGCGCGCGGATCGGGCAGCACCAGCCCGTCCGGCGAGATGGCGAGCCGGATCAGCTGATCGCGCGGCGCCTGGGCGCCGGAGAGGATGCAGGTGCGCTCGGCGCCGGCGGACGCGGCATCGGCCGCGTCGCCGGTCGGCGCGCTGGCGGTCAGGCCCGGCGCGGTCTCATTGCTCGCCATCCGCGGACGCGACCTCCCCGGTCTCGTCGGGCGCATCGGCGAACCAGCCGGCCGCGGTGCGCGCGGCCATGATGATCTCGTTGCCCTGATCCTCGCTCAGCCCATAATCGGCGAGCACGCCGCCCTTGTCCTCGCTGCGCTGGGTGCGCGGCCCGGCCTCGCCGCGCCGGCGCGGTTCCGCCTTGCGCTTGGCGACCAGCTCGTCCGTGGCGAGATCGCCGATATCGTCGAGCGTGCGGATCCCCGCCTTGCCGAGCGTGACGAGCATCGCCTCCGTCATATAGGGAAGCTCGAGCAGGGCATCCTCGACGCCGAGCGCGCTGCGCTCCTCGCGATTGGCGGCCTCCTTGCGGTCGAGCGCCTCCTGCGCGCGGCTCTGCAGCTCGGCCGCGAGATCCTCGTCAAAGCCCTCGATCGTCGACAGCTCGGCGGAGTCGACATAGGCGACCTCCTCGAGCGTGCCGAAGCCCTCGGCGACGAGCAGCTGCGCCAGCGTCTCGTCCACGTCCAGCTCGGCCTCGAACATCGCCGAGCGCTCGACGAATTCCTTCTGCCGCTTCTCCGAGGCATCGGCCTCGGTGAGAATGTCGATCGCCTTGCCGGTGAGCTGGCTGGCGAGGCGGACATTCTGGCCGCGCCGGCCGATCGCCAGGCTCAGCTGATCGTCGGGCACCACCACCTCGATCCGCTCGTCATCCTCGTCGATCACGACGCGGGCGACATGGGCGGGCTGGAGCGCGTTGACCACGAAGGTGGCGACATCGGGCGACCAGGGGATGATGTCGATCTTCTCGCCTTGCATCTCCTGGACCACCGCCTGCACGCGGCTGCCCTTCATGCCGACACAGGCGCCGACCGGATCGATCGAGCTGTCGCGGCTGATGACGCCGATCTTGGCGCGGCTGCCCGGATCGCGCGCGGCGGCCTTGATCTCGATCACACCGTCGTAGATCTCGGGCACTTCCTGCGCGAACAGCTTCTTCATGAAATCGGGATGGGCGCGGCTGAGGAAGATCTGCGGCCCGCGCACCTCGCGCGCCACCTTGAGGATCAGCGAGCGGATGCGGTCGCCCACGCGCACCACCTCGCGCGGGATCTGCTGGTCGCGCCGGATCACGCCCTCGGCGCGGCCGAGATCGACCACGACATGGCCGAACTCGACGCGCTTCACCACGCCGGTGATGATCTCGCCGGCGCGATCCTTGAACTCGGCATATTGGCGCTCGCGCTCGGCGTCGCGCACCTTCTGGAAGATGATCTGCTTGGAGGCCTGGGCCTGGATGCGGCCGAACTCGATCGGCGGCAGCGGATCGACGATAAAGTCGCCGATCTGCGCGCCCTTCTGGAGCTTTTCGGCATCCGCGGGCGAGATCTGGGTGAAGTAATTCTCGACCTGCTCGACCACCTCGACCACGCGCCACAGCCGCAGATCGCCGCTGCGCGGGTCGATCTTGGCGCGGATGTCGTTCTCGGCGCCGTACCGCGTCTTGGCGGCGCGCTGGATGGCATCCTCCATCGCCTCGATCACGATCTCGCGATCGATCAGCTTCTCGCGCGCCACCGAATCGGCGATCGCGAGCAGCTCGGCCTTGTTGGCGGAAATGGCGGTGGCCACGGGCTTATCCTTCCTTGACGATGCTGTCCGCGCCTTCGGTGGAAAGCGGCGCGGTGGCCTTGATGAGCGCGTCGGTCAAGAGCAGCTTGGCGGACGCGAGAGCGGTGTAGGGAAACGCGAACGCGCCCCCCTTGGCGAGTTCGACGGTGACGATGCCATCGCTGATGCCGAGAATGCGGCCATCCAGCTGCTTGCGCCCCTCGATCGGTTCGGCAAGCCGGATGCGCGCGTCGAAGCCCGCCCAGTCGGCGAAATCCTGCGCGCGGGTCAGCGGGCGGTCGATCCCGGGGGAGGACACCTCGAGCCGATAGGCCTCCTCGATCGGATCGGCCGCGTCGAGCACTTCGGACAGGCGGCGCGACAGCGCCTCGCAATCGGCAAGGTCGAGCTGGCGCGTATCGGGGCGCTCGGCCATCACCTGCAGGGTCGGATCCGACTTGCCGCCGAACAGGGCGACCCGCACCAGCGCAAGCCCGAGCGCTTCGGCCTCGGGCTCGATCAGGCGGGTAAGGGCGGCGATATCGGCCATCGGGTGGTGCTGTCTCTTCGCTGTCGAAAACCATGAGCGCCTGCAGCCGGCCCCGGAGGAGACCAGCCTCGGCAAAGTTTCCAATGTCGAGAAGGCAGGCGGGATATATCGCGTTCGCGGCTCCGCTTCAACCCGCAAGCGGCGCCGGTTCGGAGGGGGGCAGGAAACCGCGCGCCAGGCCGTGATAGAGCCGCTCGCGACAGACCAGCCCGGCGGCGGCGTCGGCCACCAGCGCGCTCGCCAGCAGCGGCAGCAAAAGGCCGCGGCTGGCGGTCGCCTCGGACAGGATCACCACGGCGGTGAGCGGCGCGCGCACCACGCCGGTGAAATAGGCGACCATGCCGAGCAGCACCACCGGACCCGCGGGCAGCCCGGGGAAGAGCGGGCGCAGCAGATCGGCAAGCCCCGCGCCGGTGGCGAGCGAGGGCGCGAAGATGCCGCCGGGAAGGCCCGAAACCGCCGTCGCCAGCGTCGCCGCGAGCTTGGCCGGGCCAAACCACCAGGGCGCGTCGGCGCCGAGGATGATGAGCCGGGCCGGCTCGTAGCTGGTGCCCCAGGTCAGTCCGGTCGCGCAGCCCAGCACCGCCACGATCAGCCCGGCCACCAGCGCCAGCAAAACCGGCCGCCGCCGCGCCGCCGCCAGCAGCGGGGTGCGGCCAAAGCCCAGCATCGCCCGCGAAAAGCCTCCGCCGATCAGCCCGCCCAGCACGCCCGCCACGGGCACCAGCACCAGCGCCTGGCGCAGCGGCAGCGTATCCGTCACCGCGCCGAAATAGACATAGTCGCCGGCAAGGCCGAGGCTGACCATGCCCGAGATGAGCACCGCCGTCATCACCAGCAGCGTCATCTTCTGCTCATAGGCGGCGGCCAGCTCCTCGATCGCGAAGGTGACGCCGGCGAGCGGCGTGTTGAACGCCGCCGCCACGCCGGCGGCGCCGCCCGCCACCATCACCGAGGCGGTGATCGGCACCTTCAGCAGCCGATGCGCATAGGCCATGATCGTCGCCGAGATCTGCACCGTCGGCCCCTCGCGACCGACCGAGGCGCCGACCAGCAGCGCCGCCACCGTCGCCACGAATTTGACGATGGCGGTCCGCGCGGCGGTGAGCGAGCGCAGCGCCGCCAGCGGATTGGCGCGCGCCGCCATGATCTGCGGAATGCCCGAGCCGCGCGCATCCGGCGCCAGCCGCCGGGTGGCCGCGACGATCGCCGCGAAGCCCAGCGGCGTGGCCAGCAGCGGTGCCCACCAGGCCGCGCGATAGCCGAGCAGGAACAGGCGATTGGCCTGATCGGCCAGGGCCGCGAACAGCAATGCCGCCAGCCCCAGCGCGATCGCGCCGGTCAGCGTCGCGACGCGGCGCCGCAGGATCGGCCCATGATGGCGCGCCAGCACGCGCACCGGCGGGATCAGCTTCTTGCTCATCGCGGCGCGACCCGCCGGTAGCGGAAATACCAGACCTCATGCCCCTTGGCGCGCGCCTTGGCCTCGTAGCGGGTTTCGGGCCAGTCGTCGGGGCGGACCAGGAAATCGCGCGGCGTCTCGGCCTCCCAGCGGAATTCGGGCCGCGCCGCCATCACCATCATCGCCCAGCGGCAGTAAATGGGATGATCCGTGCCGAAGCGGAACTCGCCGCCCGGCTTGAGCTTGGCCGCGAGCAGCCCGATCGGCCCCGCATTCATGAAGCGGCGCTTGGCGTGGCGGGCCTTGGGCCAGGGATCGGGGTGGAGCAGCCAGGCCCGATCGAGGCTGGCATCGGGCAGCCGCTCCAGCACGTCGAGCGCGTCGCCGAGATGCAGCCGGACATTGGCGAGGCCGCGATCGCGCACCTGCATGCACGCGCCGACCATGCCATCGAGAAAGGGTTCGCAGCCGATAAAGCCCGTGCCCGGCGCCCAGGCCGCCTGCTGGCCGAGATGCTCGCCCTTGCCGAAGCCGATTTCCAGCGCCAGCGGCCGGTCCGCGCCGAACAGGCGCGCCGCGTCGAGCGGCCCCTCGGCGGGAATGGCGAGGCGCGGCAGCAGGCTTTCGACAAGCTCAGCCTGGCCGGCGCGCAGCGGATGGCCCTGGCGGCGTCCGTAGAGCCGGCGGATGGTCAAGGGATCGGTCACGGGCAAGCCCTTACCGCGTGCGGCGCGGCTGTGCACCCCTTAGCCGCCGCCGGAACGCCGCGCCGGGCCTGTCGTTCTCCGCGCGAAGCTGTGGAGAGATTTATGACCGCCACCCCGATCGACATGTCGCCCGAAGAGAAGCAGGCCCTGGACGGAATCTCGGTCGCGCCGCCGGAGCCCGCCGACGCCGACGCCGAGGCCGGCGCGCCCGCGACGCCCGAGGTGCGCGAGGCGCTCGACGCCGAGAGCGTGACCCCGGAGGCGCAGGATCCCGCCGATCCCGACGCCAAGCTCGATATCGGCATCGACGAGAGCTTCCCCGGCTCGGACGTGCCCTCCTCGACCCGGCCCGGCCATTCCGATCCCGCCCCCTCCTCGGGCTATGACGAGGAGGCCGAGCGCGCCCGCACGCAGTGAGCGCGCGGCGGCGGCGCCGCTGTGGCGCCGCCGCAATATTCGTCTCCTGCCGCACCGGTGCCTCGCACGCATGTTGCGTCGCAGCACGATCCATGCTTCCATCTTAGTCGAGGACGGGGACCATTAAGCGGCCGGTAAGTCCATCGGCGCTAGTCTGTGTCCTCAGATGGTGGGGATTGGGCAATGGGCACGCAATCACGACCGGCCGATGGGGCCATGACCTTGGCGGAGATGAAGGAGTTCGCCTCCTTCCCCGCCGGCACGCAGCGGTATATCCGCCGCTCGCTGGATATTGGACTGGAACGCGAGGATCCGCTCGGCCGCTGGTCGCGCGATGTCGTGGAGGCCGCGAGCATCCGCGCGCAGACCAAGATCTACGGCCGGCTGTCCGGCCTGCGCGCGATCATCCCGGACGATAGCGGCCTGGAAGCGGTGGAGCCCTTCATGGCGCCGCTCGTCACCGTCTCCGCCTTCGATCTGGGGCAGGATCGGCTGTGCAGCTTCGGCGCCTATCGCTTCCTCTATGAGCGGCTGCTCGGCGCCTCGGTGCGGCCCTGGCTGCCCGGCGCCTTCTGCGCCGCCGCGGCGCTGCCGCACCTCCATCCCGATCGGCGGCGCAAGCTGCTCCAGTCGATCAGCGAGGCGGCGGCGACGGCGGCCGGCTGGTCGGCGCGCGAGCCCAGCTTCTTCCCCGAATGGGTCGAGAAGGTGGATACCCGTCTCGCCCACTGATCCGCGCGATCGATCCGATCAGCGGCACGCGCGCCACCCCGCCGCGCCGCGCGCCGCCTGATCGAGATGCAGATGATCGTGATGCGCGGCGTTATAGTCCGGTGACAGCACCGTCGCGAACAGCCGGCACGCGCCATCCCGCGTCGCCCGCAGAAAGGCCGCTTCCGGGCTGCGCGTTCGCGCCCAGTCGCGCGCCACGCTGATCCGGCGCCCGTCGGCCAGCTCGAAGCCCGCCACGTCCACCGCATTGCCGGTGGCATGTTCGCTCCAGCCGCGATCCACCCCGGCGATGCGCCGGCAATTATAGCTGCCGAAATGATCCACGCGGCGCACCGTCTGTCCGAACAGGCGGATCGCGGCCGGCTGCACCACCTCCCATTCCCACACCGCCAGCCCGGCGGCGACGGCGCAGCGCGTGGTCAGCCCGGCGGGGCGATAGGCGATCGTGCCCGCGCCCCCGGGAAGAAGCCGCTCGCCATCGGCATAGCCGCACTGGCCGGGGCCATGAAGCGGCGGCGCGGCGCGATCGGCAAGGCCCGCACGCGCCAGCAGCGCCCGGCAGAGCGCGGGATCGCCGCCCAGCGCCGTCAGCTTGCGGCCGGTGAAGAGGCCGATCGGCGCGGCGAGATCGAGGCGCGTCCAGGGCAGATCCTGCGGCCGGCGCCGGCCGAGCGCGAACAGGCCGAGCAGCAGCGCGCCACCCAGAAGCAGCCAGGCGAGCAGCAGGAGCAGCGTGCGCGGTCTCATCCCCGCGCGAGACGCGCGAGCGGCGGCTTGGCTCCGCTCAGCCCGCCGTCGCCGGCAGCCAGCCGAAATCGGGCGTGCCCTCGCGCCCGCCGACATTGCCGATGCGCGCGAGGCCGGCCTCGTTGAGCACGCGCAGCCGCATGCCGTCGCGCGCGATCAGGCCGGTCTCCACGAGCCGCCGCATCATGCGGTTGACGTGCACGGCGGTGAGGCCGACGGCATCGCCGATCTCCTCCTGCGTCAGCGGCAGGATCACCCCTTCGGGCGGGATCAGCTTGGCGCGCGCCAGCCGCCGCCACAGATCCACGAGCAGCGCCGCCACGCGCGACATGGCCGAGCTGCGGCCGACCGAGGCGAGTCGTTCCGCCAGCGCCGTCCGTTCCACCTGGGCGAGCGCGTGGAGCGACAGCGCGAGCCGGGGATGGCGCTCGAACAGGCCGCGCAGGCTGGTGCGATCGACGACGCGCACGGTGACTTCGGTGGCGGCGGTGAGCGAGAAGGGCGCGTGGCTCCACGGCAGGGCGGCATCGCCGGCCAGATCTCCGGGAAGATGAAACCCGAGAATTTGGCGATTGCCTTCGGGCAGCATGACAGAACTATAAAGCCAGCCCTTGCGTACTACGTAAAATTCCCGGGCTACGGCTTGCTCCGCGCGCAAAACAGCACCGCGTGCGACCGTGCGCTCGCCTTCCTCCAGCGCAGCCAAGGCGCGACGCTCCGCCTCCCCGAGCGGGAGGTATCTGCCCAACCGCTCCGCAAGACTGCCCTGATCCACCAATCCTCCTGCAAGCCCTTGCTTCGCTTGCACGTCTCTGGCGCAAATCGGTCCGGGACGCGCTAATCACGATCAAGTTGCGGGTAACCCCCTATCCAGCGCGCATTTGCAGCGTCGGCGGGATCGGCTAAGGCCCCGCAGATGGACCGGATAGTCATTCGCGGCGGTCGCCGCCTGTCGGGGCGCCTGCCGATTTCGGGCGCCAAGAATGCGGCACTTACGCTGCTCCCCTGCGCGCTGCTGACCGATCAGCCGCTCACCCTGCGCAACCTG contains:
- a CDS encoding extensin-like domain-containing protein, yielding MRPRTLLLLLAWLLLGGALLLGLFALGRRRPQDLPWTRLDLAAPIGLFTGRKLTALGGDPALCRALLARAGLADRAAPPLHGPGQCGYADGERLLPGGAGTIAYRPAGLTTRCAVAAGLAVWEWEVVQPAAIRLFGQTVRRVDHFGSYNCRRIAGVDRGWSEHATGNAVDVAGFELADGRRISVARDWARTRSPEAAFLRATRDGACRLFATVLSPDYNAAHHDHLHLDQAARGAAGWRACR
- a CDS encoding Crp/Fnr family transcriptional regulator, producing the protein MQAKQGLAGGLVDQGSLAERLGRYLPLGEAERRALAALEEGERTVARGAVLRAEQAVAREFYVVRKGWLYSSVMLPEGNRQILGFHLPGDLAGDAALPWSHAPFSLTAATEVTVRVVDRTSLRGLFERHPRLALSLHALAQVERTALAERLASVGRSSAMSRVAALLVDLWRRLARAKLIPPEGVILPLTQEEIGDAVGLTAVHVNRMMRRLVETGLIARDGMRLRVLNEAGLARIGNVGGREGTPDFGWLPATAG